A portion of the Candidatus Zixiibacteriota bacterium genome contains these proteins:
- a CDS encoding sigma 54-interacting transcriptional regulator, producing the protein RKMGKFEIAEGGTIFLDEIGDMDIALQAKLLRVLQQKTFERLGGTKVITVNVRVIAATNMDLNELIKKKQFREDLFYRLSVFPITIPPLRERPDDIHPLAEYFISKYCRDMKKPVKSLSKEAQTLLEKYHWPGNVRELENTIERAIILAEGKKITPDHLAIRLPSTGEIRLREGAGLKEIGAHAQMQAEKAAIVRILSQVRGNKRKCAEILKIDYTTLFDKIKKYGIESGQN; encoded by the coding sequence GCGCAAGATGGGGAAATTTGAGATTGCCGAAGGGGGAACTATCTTTCTGGATGAGATTGGCGATATGGATATTGCGCTTCAGGCGAAACTTCTGAGGGTGCTTCAACAGAAAACTTTCGAGCGTCTGGGCGGAACCAAAGTTATTACCGTCAATGTCCGGGTCATAGCCGCCACCAATATGGACTTGAATGAACTGATAAAGAAAAAGCAGTTCCGGGAGGACCTCTTTTATCGTCTCTCGGTTTTCCCGATAACGATTCCGCCGCTGCGGGAGCGGCCCGATGATATTCATCCTCTGGCGGAGTATTTTATCAGCAAATATTGCCGGGATATGAAAAAGCCGGTCAAGTCGCTTTCGAAGGAAGCGCAGACGCTTCTGGAAAAATACCACTGGCCCGGCAACGTGCGGGAGTTGGAGAACACTATCGAGCGGGCGATAATCTTGGCCGAGGGGAAAAAGATAACGCCCGACCATCTGGCGATTCGTCTCCCCTCCACCGGCGAGATTCGTCTGCGGGAAGGAGCCGGGTTGAAAGAGATCGGCGCCCATGCCCAGATGCAGGCGGAGAAAGCGGCGATTGTCCGGATTCTGTCGCAGGTGCGCGGCAACAAACGGAAATGCGCCGAGATTCTCAAGATTGATTACACGACGTTGTTTGATAAGATAAAGAAGTATGGCATAGAATCAGGGCAGAACTGA
- a CDS encoding putative Ig domain-containing protein yields MKKRKVLFCLLGVIAAFSSPADAMTIQHYTIDSSTSKIFNPLAIPRFQIAPLSDSGQVAFYLSGFPSKEAFRVTYNLDSAVRWVAHNMGALSDLDHSHITVYNDTIYQGRSSDNRLYAFSMIDDSLTTLFTYDWGLPESELYIASAIRLPGSDTVISVSRGYNDDNAVLYWISENKGVSFDNGTYLVRRDGTGRCRIGTLYCDNTIAAIIDSADNSIGWYTWDRGNRRWQSEGRAFNRSMFRGFAGNIMQDSIRFLVSTRDFRDGDSVIWAYKSRGASQWTEGEAFQSSIGDQDYPPYLALTYIEASDRLVLFYNQSRFPTVDSFDIYMRYFDKETWNWSNPIKISRGRHSWKVTTAQIVPASHGDVCYAMYPMDSTIGGTVYHFADVVKITFDGAPPNNPPLLNDIGAKSINEGQSLSFVVSASDADGTLLTLGAAPLPAGASFVPQANNTGRFSWIPSFSQAGSYNVTFYVSDGIDIDSELVVITVNNVNRPPVLSSIGSRSVRENEEIRIDVSATDPDGTIPTLSSSALPSGASFSSSSGTGIFAWTPNFEQAGTYNLTFYASDGALIDSERVAITVTDVNRPPVLAPIGPLFVMEGANLDITVSASDPDGTIPVLSLSPVPSGASFTNSGGLGYLDWTPNYEQAGLYYVTFYASDNVSLDSERVVITVDDSQGDTIPPAPITDLAVTNGPLPGQVILTWTATGDDGTEGQAHHYVVKTGNFYIYSEIRWLRADTCPNPPVPPLPGELVSFTVEDLTSSLPYCFVLKAYDEVNNASSMSNAVVISVDGGVVASSGDFDDPFNIFPNPSNSAVKISYTLEAASEVSLTVYNILGQKVASLVDDWRNAGEHAVLWDGRGDDGAPVASGIYFCKLSSGGKSEVKRIMMLK; encoded by the coding sequence ATGAAAAAAAGAAAGGTTCTCTTTTGCCTTTTGGGTGTCATCGCCGCTTTTTCAAGTCCGGCCGATGCCATGACAATTCAGCATTATACTATCGACAGCAGCACCAGCAAAATATTTAACCCCCTGGCAATCCCGCGGTTTCAAATCGCCCCGCTATCCGACAGCGGGCAGGTCGCTTTTTACTTAAGCGGATTTCCCAGCAAGGAAGCCTTCCGCGTCACCTACAATCTCGACAGCGCCGTGCGATGGGTGGCGCACAATATGGGAGCGCTTTCGGACCTGGACCATTCGCATATTACCGTGTACAACGATACCATCTATCAGGGGCGAAGCTCCGACAATCGCCTCTATGCCTTCAGTATGATAGATGATTCTCTCACCACTCTGTTCACCTATGACTGGGGTCTGCCGGAATCGGAATTATATATCGCTTCGGCCATCAGGCTTCCCGGCTCCGACACCGTCATCTCGGTCTCGCGTGGATATAATGACGACAACGCGGTCCTCTACTGGATTTCCGAGAATAAAGGGGTCAGTTTTGACAACGGCACGTATCTGGTCAGGCGGGATGGCACCGGGCGCTGCCGTATCGGAACACTCTACTGCGACAATACGATTGCGGCGATAATCGACTCGGCCGACAATTCCATCGGCTGGTACACCTGGGACAGAGGGAACCGTCGCTGGCAAAGCGAAGGGCGGGCGTTCAACCGCTCTATGTTCCGCGGTTTCGCCGGTAATATCATGCAGGACTCGATTCGATTCCTGGTCAGCACCAGAGATTTTCGGGATGGCGATTCCGTGATTTGGGCGTACAAAAGCCGCGGCGCATCTCAATGGACCGAGGGGGAGGCTTTTCAATCGTCGATAGGCGACCAGGACTATCCCCCTTATCTCGCCCTGACTTACATAGAAGCCTCCGACCGCCTGGTGCTGTTTTATAATCAGAGCCGTTTTCCAACGGTTGATTCTTTCGATATCTATATGAGATATTTTGACAAAGAGACCTGGAACTGGTCGAACCCGATAAAGATATCCCGAGGGCGACACAGTTGGAAAGTAACCACGGCGCAGATTGTCCCGGCATCGCACGGGGATGTCTGCTACGCCATGTATCCGATGGATTCTACTATCGGCGGTACAGTCTATCATTTTGCCGATGTGGTGAAGATAACATTTGATGGCGCGCCGCCGAATAACCCTCCCCTTCTCAATGACATTGGCGCGAAATCGATAAATGAGGGACAAAGTCTCAGTTTTGTGGTGTCGGCATCTGACGCCGACGGCACCCTCCTTACACTGGGCGCCGCACCGTTGCCGGCCGGGGCGTCTTTTGTCCCCCAGGCAAATAACACCGGACGGTTCAGCTGGATTCCGAGTTTCAGCCAGGCCGGCTCTTACAATGTTACCTTCTATGTGTCTGACGGAATCGATATCGATTCGGAACTGGTGGTGATAACGGTCAACAACGTCAATCGACCGCCGGTGCTATCATCAATCGGCTCCCGGTCAGTCCGCGAGAATGAAGAAATCAGAATCGATGTTTCGGCAACCGACCCTGACGGAACCATTCCCACTCTTAGTTCCTCGGCTCTGCCGAGTGGCGCATCATTTTCCAGTTCCAGTGGAACCGGCATTTTTGCATGGACTCCTAATTTTGAGCAGGCCGGAACCTACAATCTCACCTTTTATGCTTCTGATGGCGCACTTATCGACTCCGAGCGGGTTGCCATCACCGTAACTGATGTCAACCGACCACCGGTTCTGGCGCCGATAGGACCTCTGTTTGTCATGGAGGGCGCTAACCTCGATATAACGGTCTCGGCATCCGACCCCGATGGAACGATTCCGGTTCTCTCCCTTTCTCCCGTTCCATCCGGAGCATCCTTCACCAATTCTGGCGGCTTGGGATATCTTGACTGGACCCCCAATTATGAGCAGGCGGGTCTTTATTATGTCACCTTTTATGCCTCCGATAACGTGAGCCTCGATTCCGAGAGAGTGGTGATAACGGTGGATGACTCGCAGGGCGATACTATCCCCCCGGCTCCGATAACCGACCTGGCTGTAACTAATGGTCCCCTTCCCGGACAGGTAATACTAACCTGGACCGCGACCGGCGATGATGGCACCGAAGGACAGGCGCATCATTACGTGGTGAAGACCGGCAATTTTTATATCTATTCGGAGATAAGATGGTTGCGGGCTGATACCTGTCCTAATCCTCCCGTGCCACCGTTACCGGGTGAGTTGGTCTCTTTTACGGTGGAAGACCTGACGTCGAGTTTACCTTACTGTTTTGTACTGAAGGCGTACGATGAGGTCAATAATGCCTCCTCCATGTCAAATGCGGTGGTGATTTCGGTCGATGGCGGCGTTGTGGCATCATCGGGCGATTTTGATGACCCCTTCAATATTTTTCCCAATCCCTCCAACAGCGCTGTCAAGATAAGTTATACTCTGGAGGCGGCATCGGAGGTGTCGCTGACAGTGTACAACATTCTGGGGCAGAAGGTCGCCTCTCTGGTCGACGACTGGCGAAATGCCGGAGAGCATGCGGTTTTGTGGGACGGGCGGGGCGATGATGGAGCGCCGGTGGCCAGCGGTATCTATTTCTGCAAGCTGAGCAGCGGGGGAAAATCAGAAGTGAAAAGAATCATGATGTTGAAGTAG